Genomic segment of Arachis stenosperma cultivar V10309 chromosome 4, arast.V10309.gnm1.PFL2, whole genome shotgun sequence:
aatttctgaaagttagggtggtaaaagtagaaatattaaaagttacgggtggtaaaaagtgaaattttaaaggttaaaagtaaaagtgagttaattttcgaaaatttaataataaatatataataatatggTGTTTTGGGtttttggtaatttctgaagtagggtggtaaaagtagaatattaattacgggtggtaaaagtgaaaattttaaaggttaaaagtaaagggagttaattttcgaaaattaataaataataaataataataaaatattaaataataatatttaattaaaaataatattttaataaaaataataataatgcagaaaaggcagtttctgtaaaagcttttaGAAaggacaactttaagtgcagaatctcataattaccttcataacacacttagggagtggtaacaACATGTTAGAGAggaaagataaagaaaagataaaagttaaaaaaataaaaatcggagaaaaagtctgtaaagttttaacgacagaaaaacagacagagactagtgaacgaattagggcaacatagttagacCTTGAATTCCGACTAGGATTAGGtatatatgaaaagttaaatgTTTCAtattaatgaacctatacttgggacggCTAACTATCATACCGAagtttacataagctttaaatacatattaagcagagaaacacagagaacagagtaatcaGAGTAGAGTAGAGAAACACAGAaaacagagtaaccagagtAAAGTAAAGAGATAAGAGAAAAGGAgtaatatagatatatatatgaaaagagtaatcagagaagaaaaagagataCAGAGGACAGAGTAATTaaaacagagtaaagagatacagagaaaagggcaaccagaacagagtaaagagatattatatatatctatatgttgcgtaatgcaacccaagagatattatatataaatattattagttgcttgatgcaacccagagctatatttataatattagttgcttaatgcaacccagagcttctgtagggaaactaagtTACCTACAGCTATTTTCCACTTCCCCAGAGCAGagcagagtatatatatattttcctgcAGTAAGCAGAGGCTCTCGAATGAGCGGCTATTATTATATGCGCATTATTTAGgaacggaaaatcgtatccggAAAATCGGGATTACTCGTGacggataaatgtcgggattGCGGGCagccaaccgacacatgagctcatggcctgtgctaggactagacatcattcttgtctgcgcatcattctctgttgcattcctttctgtgtgtgatctatttctttgtgtttgtcagcttgtatgctatttctatgttttattttcttgtattcttttgtttgtgttctgctttctTTTGTCTCTACCTTCTCTTTCTGtctttatcttttgtttactGCTTCGCTATCTTATGTTATTCGTCTGTTAATCGACCCCAAAcaaatgaacgtaactaataaccccgaccctactaagaactccccagttcttaccccttctctctcccttcctcccCCATATGGAGACGGGCGTGATCTTCTATGAGTTCGAGGACCCTTACGTCTACGAGGATCCGGTACATCACAGTTATTTCATCATGGGATTGGAGCCTCGTATTAGACGACACGCGTTACCTGATCGAGCCTTTCAACATCCTCTGTCTAGCCCGCATTTTGACCCTGATGCTCCTTATGACTTTCCCTTATCCTGGTTACATCCTGACGCACCTGTACATCCTTTTCCTGATGACCCCGAGCACCCTATACCAGCTCAACCTTTGAATGAGGTGGAACCTGAGCCTATCATTCCTGATGAGCCCGAGTTAGCTGGTGACTACGTACCTGTGATACCACCAGAGTGGGACTTTCCCCCTGAGCCGATCCCTGACTTTCCACAGCCTGATGAGCCGGCACTACCGGATGATGGGGTAGCTCCTATATACGCGAACGGACCTGTGCTCGCGAATGGTTTTGTACATAGTGACAGTAGTGTTTCTGGTGGATCTGAGGGTATAGTTGTAGCTgcggatgatgatgaggaggaggaggatcctAGATAGAGATAGAGCAGGATGAGGAGATGGACGAGCCTCACGGCGATTCTCCGAACGGCCACGAGTAGATATAGTTTGACTGCGGAAGGGGCATTCTTTTGATGACACTCTATCTAACATTATCGGATAGAAAGTCTCTCACTTGTGTTAGTACACCGAGAGCTAGGAGCTATATAGtgttaggctagcctgggtgccagttTAGCGGCTTTTGTATGGGCCAGGCCCTGGAGTGTCGTGTAAATATTAGCTACGTAGGATGACGAGGATGTGAACTGACTCTTGTGTAAACGCTACATGTTTGTTATAGTGTACATGATGTATTTATCAGCTGTGTTGCTATGTTTCTTTATGCCACTTTTCTATTATTCTTATTACATGCTTGTTTATTTACCTGAATGTCcgcaacaaaaaaaaagttactcgTAAAATTGGCAACGTTCTAACAAggaacaggctcatattttaagTAATGGTAAATAATTAGGAAGAACAAGTTGGTAACACTTAGCTTCTTGTATGACCATGGCATACTgggagttgggtcgttacacatTCACTATCCGAGATTGGATAGATGATGTCAGCTTCAAGCAGTCGGGTCACTTCCTTCTTCACAACTTCTAAAATGGTGGGGTTCAGCCACCTTTGAGGTTGATGGATAGGCCTTGCTCCCTCCTCTAGAAATATGTGGTGCTCACAGACTTGAGGGCTTATACCTACTATGTCCGCCTAACTCCACCCAATAGCTTTCTTGTGTCTTCTAAGTATACTAAGCAAGCGCTCCTCTTGTTGGGAAGTAAGCTCCTTTGCAATAATCACTGGGAGCTTTTGATTGTCCTCAAGATAGGCATACTTGAGGTGAGGTAGAAGGGGCTTCAACTCCATTTTCAGCTCATGGCTTGGCACTTGATCATCTGGAACCATTGGCACTTAATATATTTTCCTATATGATTCCTATTTTATTAGtatagtttaatttatatatgaatCTATTTATCACATTTTACTTGTGTCATGATTGAAAAAGTTGTGAATTGGTTGTTTTTGTTGGAACCGTAGACGGTGGAAATATCCAAGTTTTAGGAGAGGTtttgtcaaaatttttttaaacattttgGATAAAACTTAATGGATAAAATTATAGTTAGTGTTATATCCTGTTTCTAATCTTTTGTTTCGGTTTTTCTTCTCTATAGGAGCGCTGAAATGGTGACCACATGCTACATTGAGGGCTCAAGAATATTTTGATTCATAGAAAGActatgttagaacttttaaCTTTTGGTTGAACTTATGCAAGACATATAACTTGTAGAACTAATCAATGTACTCactaatgttattttgttttaaaataactttAGGTAAATGAGGCATCTTTGAATTATGTATGTTTTTGCATATTATATGAATGTAAACTTGCTTATTagaatatttaatatattagttaatttaaaaaataatttagtaaattatgcatgcaatttgtattaaaaaaaattgttacaaaataattaatttgcttttgtaactaaagaaaaaaaaaacgttaCAAAATCAAGtaacattttgtaacaaaatttgaTGATACGAAAAAATATATTGTCACCAAAAATACCTTGgagatcaaaatttgttaccacTTTTGTAACGGCTTCCGAAttttttgtatcagaaaaatttgttacaaaatatcaCCTTGAATTTTGACAGTtccattttttgttacaaaaactttttgtaacgggacttaCTGCAACAGCCgcttttttttattacaaaaaccttttgttttaaaattctgttttttttgttacaaatattttttttcttgtagtggtaTCTTCAGTATACTCAGAGGGCTTTCCCACACTTGCACCTTGCTCCATGTTCTTCTCTTCTATTGCCTCTTGGTAAACTTCAGGCACAATCTCATCAATAATgtcacactggaagatagagTGGTCTTCCGGTGGGTGCTTCATAGCTTCATCAAGGTTGAAGCTCACTGCTCTACCATCTATCTCAAAAGAATAGGTACCCAAGAAGGCATCCAATTTAAACCGTGAAGTCTTCAAAAATGACCTTCCAAGCAAGATGGATGAAGGTCTTCTTGAGTCACTAGGGGGCATCTCTAGAATGTAGAAGTCAATAGGAAACGTCAACCCTTTAATGCTCTCCAAGATGTCTTCCGCAATGCCAACCACCAAGATTATGCTCTTATCTGCCAAAATAAAACGCGCTGCCGACCTTTTCAAGGGTGGGAGCATCAAAGCATCATATACAAATAATGGCATAATACTAACACATGCACCTAAATCACACATACAGTCAACAAATTGAACACCCCCTATAGTGCATGTAACCATGCAAGGACCGGTCACCACATTTCTCCGGT
This window contains:
- the LOC130975322 gene encoding uncharacterized protein LOC130975322, producing the protein MKAPSTPNNQPSSSSALSSQPLPNPNGGINAITLKSKTTLQERSPKEPSSREDTQVEDIVEVEDVEEEDEVQDAFEEEVAQPSNGVSKEDDAVREAIPFPFPYPARRTKKQVELDPKMVEIFKKVEIHDLETIPLGSSISALMGAIPEKCGDRSLHGACVSIMPLFVYDALMLPPLKRSAARFILADKSIILVVGIAEDILESIKGLTFPIDFYILEMPPSDSRRPSSILLGRSFLKTSRFKLDAFLGTYSFEIDGRAVSFNLDEAMKHPPEDHSIFQCDIIDEIVPEVYQEAIEEKNMEQDDQVPSHELKMELKPLLPHLKYAYLEDNQKLPVIIAKELTSQQEERLLSILRRHKKAIGWS